CCGATCCCGATGACAACACAGCGCATGGCCGGCGACGGCACGGCCGAAAAATAGAAGAGCCTCGCCAGTGTTCGCGCGGATCAGGCACATCGTCGATCGGAAGAGATCGCACAAGGGATCGAACAAGGCATCGAACCGGATGCTGGTTCGCATCCGCGCCCTCCTGCGCAGCAATGAATTCTACCTGATCCCGCTCGCGCTTCTAATCGGCGTCGCCACCGGCGGCGTCGTGACACTGATGGCCGAGATCGCGCAGATCGCGCACGTTCTGATCTTCGGCATTCCCGTCGACGTTCGGCTCTCCGCCAATGCCTATGTCAGCCCATGGGCGGCGCTGGTCGCGCCCGCGCTCGGCGGACTGGCGCTCGGCATGATGGAATGGTCGCGGCGGCGGCTGAAGATCTCCAGCGCTGTCGACCCGATCGAGGCCAACGCGTTGCGTGGCGGCAATCTATCCCTGCGCGACAGCGTGGTGGTCTCGAGCCAGACATTGATCTCCAACGGCTGCGGCGCCTCCGTCGGCCTCGAGGCCGGCTATACCCAGATCGGCTCCGGCATCGCTTCGCTGCTCGGTCAGTTCTTCAACCTCCGGCGCAACGATCTCCGCCTGATCGTCGGTTGCGGCGCCGCGGCCGCGATCGCGGCCGCCTTCGGCGCACCGATCACCGGTGCGTTCTATGCCTGCGAGCTGATTGTCGGTGTCTATGCGGTCGGCAGCGCCGCGCCGATCCTGGCAGCCTCGCTCGCGGGCGCGCTGACCGCGCAGTGGCTCGGCGGCGCGCCGTACTCCATCGAGATACCGAAGGTGAGCACGGTCGGCATCGAGCAATATCTGGCGCTGATCGGGCTCGCGCTCGTCACCGGCGGCGTGGGCATCGCCGTGATGCGCTCCTCCTCGACGTTCGAGCGGCTGTTCACCTGGCTACCGGTCTGGCTGCGTCCGGTGATCGGCGGCCTAATCGTCGGCTCCTTCGCGATCGCCACCCCGCAGGTGCTGGCGGCCGGCCACGGCGCGATGGTGCTCGATCTGTTCCACGACATGACAATCGGTCTGATCGCGCTGATCATCGCCCTCAAGCTGACGGCGTGTCTGATTTCGCTGGCATCGGGGTTCCGCGGCGGCCTGTTCTTCGCCTCGCTGTTCGTCGGCAGCCTGATCGGTAAATTCTTCGCAGCGGTGCTCCTGCTGATCAGCCCGAACTTCGCGATCGATCCGCTGGTTGCGATGATCACGGGCATGGCGTCGCTCGGGGTTGCCATCGTCGGCGGTCCGCTGACGATGTCATTTCTGGTGCTGGAGATGACGCGCAATGTCGACGTCACCGCCGTGGTGCTGGCGGGCTGCATCGTCACCTCGATCTGCGTGCGCTTCATGTTCGGCCATTCCTTCTCGACCTGGCGCCTGCATCTGCGCGGCGAGACCATCCGCAGCGCCAACGATGTCGGCTGGCTGCGCAACCTCACGGTCGAGCGGATGATGCGGAGCGACGTCGGCAAGGTGC
This region of Bradyrhizobium sp. CCGUVB1N3 genomic DNA includes:
- a CDS encoding chloride channel protein yields the protein MFARIRHIVDRKRSHKGSNKASNRMLVRIRALLRSNEFYLIPLALLIGVATGGVVTLMAEIAQIAHVLIFGIPVDVRLSANAYVSPWAALVAPALGGLALGMMEWSRRRLKISSAVDPIEANALRGGNLSLRDSVVVSSQTLISNGCGASVGLEAGYTQIGSGIASLLGQFFNLRRNDLRLIVGCGAAAAIAAAFGAPITGAFYACELIVGVYAVGSAAPILAASLAGALTAQWLGGAPYSIEIPKVSTVGIEQYLALIGLALVTGGVGIAVMRSSSTFERLFTWLPVWLRPVIGGLIVGSFAIATPQVLAAGHGAMVLDLFHDMTIGLIALIIALKLTACLISLASGFRGGLFFASLFVGSLIGKFFAAVLLLISPNFAIDPLVAMITGMASLGVAIVGGPLTMSFLVLEMTRNVDVTAVVLAGCIVTSICVRFMFGHSFSTWRLHLRGETIRSANDVGWLRNLTVERMMRSDVGKVPSSTTIAATRREFALGSRPGIVVVNNADEYVGLVMLPDLFSSDLDTISDDIQVIELARYTDIVLIPEMNVKSAMAVFDEAEAEMLAVVESADGRKVIGFLTETFARRRYVEEIDKATRGVLGALS